The genome window GCTCGGTGGTCGTCGTGGCCCCGAACAGCCCCCAATCGGGAATGGGCCATGCTATCACGATTGCCAACCCGATCCGGCTCTACCCCTCCGACATCTTTGGCGACGTACCGGCCTACGAATGCTCGGGTACGCCCGCCGACTGCGTCAAGTTAGCCAAGCATCATATCCTGAAAGATCGCTCGCCCGATCTGGTTGTCAGTGGCATCAACCACGGCAGCAATTCGTCGATCAGCATTCTGTATTCGGGCACGATGTCAGCCGCTATCGAAGCCGCCATTGAAGGCATTCCGGCCATTGGTTTCTCACTGGGCGACTTCACGACCAAAGCCGATTTTTCGCACACGCACGACCATATCCTGGCTATCGTCCGGTCTGTATTGGAACGCGGCCTACAGCGGGGTACGGCCCTGAACGTCAACTTCCCGGCCAAATCCGCCGAACCCCTAAAAGGCATCCGGATCTGCCGACAGGCCAATGCCAAATGGCAGGAAGTGTTCGACGAACGACGTGATCCGCACGGACGACGGTATTTCTGGCTGGCGGGCGATTTTGTCAATTTTGACACCCACGCCGAAGATACCGATGAGTTCGCGCTGGCCCAAAATTACACCTCCGTTGTACCCTGTCAGTACGACCTGACGTCGTATGGGATGATGGACGAACTGAAAAACTGGCAGTTATAATTTTTTTATAAGGACCGGATCGCCGGTCATCAGTCAACCACTATGGCGCTACTAGGCAGTATGCTCAAAAACGGGATTCGCCTGACGAATGCCGTCCGTCTGCGAAAAATGACCCCGCTGAAGCAGCAACGTAAAGCGTTTCGTAAATTGGTCAGTAAGGCGCGTTTTACGGAATTCGGCACGACCTATCATTTCGAGGAGTTGCTGAGTTCGGCGGAGTTCGGATCGCCGAAGGAGTTTTACGAAAAATACAAGCGGCTGGTCCCTATCCACGATTATAACTCGATGTTCGAAGGCTGGTGGAAACGGTCGCTGGATGGCGAGAAGAGCATTGCCTGGCCGGGCCGGGTGAAGTACTTTGCGCTCAGCTCCGGCACCTCCGAAGCGGCCTCGAAATACATTCCCGTAACCAAATCGATGTCCAAAGCCATTCAGCGATCCAGCATCCGCCAGATTCTGACCTTGGGCCGCTACCAGAATCTGCCCTCGACGCTCTACGAAAAAGGCTATCTGATGCTCGGTGGCAGCACTAACCTGAACGTGCGGGAAGGTCACTACGAAGGTGATCTGAGCGGCATAACGGCCAGCCAGATACCCTTCTGGTTTCAGCGATTCTATAAGCCCGGACGGGAAATTGCGCAGGAACGGGATTGGGCGCACAAACTCGATGAGATTACCGAACAGGCCGGTAACTGGGACATTGGCTACGTCGTTGGCGTTCCGGCCTGGATTCAGTTGCTGATGGAGAAAATCATTGCCCGCTATAACGTAAAAACCATTCACGATGTCTGGCCGAACCTGATGGTTTTCTGCCACGGCGGAGTCTCGTTTGAACCGTATCGGCAGGGTTTCGAGAAACTCCTCGCCCACCCCATTACATACATCGAGACTTACCTGGCTTCGGAAGGATTCATTGCCTACCAGACGCATCCCAATGCCGAGGGGATGCAACTCGTGCTCAACAACGGTCTGTTTTTTGAATTTATCCCGTTTAATGAGCAGAACTTCACCGCCGACGGCGAACTGGTGGCAAAGCCCGAAACGCTGATGATCGATGAGGTTGAGGAAGGGAAAGAATACGCGCTGCTGATTTCGACCTGCTCGGGGGCCTGGCGTTACCTGATCGGCGATACGATCCGGTTTGTCAGCACGAAGCGGTCAGAGATCGTGATCACGGGACGCACCAAACACTTCCTGAGCCTGTGTGGTGAGCATTTGTCGGTCGACAATATGAACAAAGCCATTGAACTCGTTTCGCAGGAACTGGGTATTTCGGTTCGGGAATTTACCGTAGCAGGTGTCACCCACGACACCCTGTTTGCGCACCACTGGTACGTCGGGACCGACGATGCCGTCGATGCCAGCGATCTGCGGGACCGGATCGATGCCCGCCTTAAAGCGCTTAACGATGATTACGCCGTTGAACGTGAACACGCCCTCAAAGAAATAACGGTGACCGTTCTTCCGGCCAAAACGTTTTACGACTGGATGGCATCGAGGGGAAAAATGGGGGGGCAGAACAAGTTCCCGCGCGTTCTCAAAAAGAACCTGATCGGCGAGTGGGAAAACTTTTTGACGAGTGAAAAAGCAAAAGAGTGAAAGAGCGGCTAATCTGCTCTTTCACTCTTTAATAAAACTACCAGTTCATTGCCTTTGACAGGGGTTCGAGCAGTCGATTGTAGGCAATGTTGGCGGCTCCGATCAGGAACACGACCCCCGTGGTGCGATTGAAGATTTTAACGACGCGCGGGGTGAAAAAACGCTTCAGCCGGTTTGCGTAATAGGCCAGTGCCGTTTCGGTCACGAAGACCCCGACCAGACTGGCCCCCATAAAGGCGTATTGTTGTCCCGTCGTGTAATGCAGGTGGGAGCGAATATAGGCGACAATGGCCACCCACGACACGAAATTGACCGGGTTGAGCGCATTCAGAAAAAAGCCGGTCGTAAAATAATAAATAAAATTACCAAAACTGGTCTTCGGGTACGCCAGCCGGGGGGTTCCCTTCAGAATGTTGACCAGCCCCATCGCCGTCAGGAACAACACTCCGATAAGAGCCATTATGTTCTCGAAGCCCTGCACCTTGGGCAAAAAAGCCGTTCCAAGCAGAGCCGCTAACACAAAGAGCGTGTCGCCCGTTATGACGCCGAACACGATTTTCAGACCGGAGCGAAACCCGTTATCGACACTGTTCTGAATAAGCGCAAAAAACACAGTTCCGAATGTCAGGCACAGCGCAACTCCGACCAGAAAGCCTAAAAGAATTGGTAAAAGCACAAGCAGTTATAGCGTTTGTAGTTTGTAATGTGTAGGTATCCAGACTGCTGTTTGGTAGTGAGTAACCTCAACGTACAAACTACAAACCGCCGACTTGGTTTAAATTCCCCGCAGCCGGGCAACGATCAACAGGCCGCTCACACTAAGCGAATCGGTGATGCGGCTGGTTATGGCCATCTCGACGGCTTCGGACAGTGGCAGCTTCCAGATGCGCAGATCTTCCGTCTCTTCGGGTTCGTGATCGCCCTGGACCAGCCCCTCGGCGATGTAAAGAAACCCCTCTTCGTCGGTAGCAGAATTGGACGTATGGATGCGGGCGATTTTGGTCCACTGGCTGGCTTCAAGCCCTGTTTCCTCACGGAGTTCCCGTTTGGCCGATTCCAGCGGATCGGTGCCGAGAGGTGCCCCCCCTTCCGGAATTTCCCATGAGTATTCATTCAGCGGGTAGCGGTACTGACCCACCAGATACGTATTTCCGTCGGCATCAATCGGAATAACACCAACAGCTTTGTTTTTGAAACTAACGACACCGTAAATGCCGGGCGTACCTGCGGGCGTAATGACCTCTTCGTGTCTGATTGACAGCCAGGGGTTTTCGTATTTAACCGACGATTCCAGCGTCTGCCAGGGGTTTTCTGTCTCGTTCATGTGGACGAAAGTACGAACAATCCGGCAACGAATCGCTACCTTTGTTTGCTCGAACCATAGTCCAGAATAATCGATGAGTACCAGTCAACGCACAAAATACCGCTGGATGGGCGTGTCGCTGGGGCTTAGCATTGTGCTGCTGATTCTTAAGTTCACTGCTTATTTCCTGACCTATTCGACGGCCATTCTGAGTGATGCCGTTGAATCCATCGTCAACGTTATTGCCAGCGGTTTTGCCTTTTACAGCATCTACCTCGCTGGGCAGCCCCGCGACCAGAATCATCCCTACGGTCACGGTAAAATCGAATTTCTGTCATCCGGTTTCGAAGGCGCCATGATTCTGTCGGCGGGTCTGGTTATCATCTGGCAGGCTATTCTCAGTTTTTTTGAGCCGAAAGTGCTCAGTAATCTTGACTGGGGTGTTGCCCTGGTTGGTCTGACGGCCATTGCCAACGCCTTTGTCGGCTGGATGCTGATTCGCCTGGGGAAACAGACGGACTCGCTGGCTATGACCGCCGATGGTCGCCATCTGCTCACCGATACCTTCAGCAGTATTGCCGTCATGATCGGTGTGGTACTGGTTGCCCTGACGGGTGAACGCTGGATCGATAGCGCACTGTCGCTGCTGCTGTCGTTCGTTATCATTTACAACGGGTTCCAGCTGATCCGCCTGTCGGTGGCACGCCTGATGGATGAAACCGATGTACCAACGCTCTACCGCGTCGTGACCCTGCTTAATATCCACAAAGATCAGCACTGGATCGACGTTCATAACCTGCGGGTGCAGAAATACGGGGCCGATCTACACATTGATTGCCACCTGACCCTGCCCTACTACTGGGAATTGACGCAGGTTCACGACGAAGTGCATCATTTTGAGGACACGATCAAAGATGGCTTTCATCAGGGTGAAGTTGAAATTTTCGTCCATACGGACCCCTGCGTGAGCGAGTGCTGCCACTACTGCCGAATTGCGACTTGCCCGGTTCGGGCCTTCGCTTTTGAGCGCGATGTTGACTGGTCGGCCGAAAACCTGCCCCTCAATCAGAAACATTTTGTACCACTGGCCATGTCGAACAGCTGATCGTCCCGCAACCGAACCGGTATCGCTGTTGATCGGCCCTCTTTCGCGCCAGCCGCTCCTTTTAAAATTCCTCTACCTTATCGACTGACTATCAGGCACATTCTTCTGTATGGTCCGGAACATCGTTGGTACTCCGTGTTTATTTATTGCGGATAAAATTAATATTTACCCAAATAGTTGTATTAAATCTTTTTATTTACCAATTTTGATCCACTAGCTGATCGGGACGATTAGCGCAGACATTGTTTTTTTCAATTCAGGTTGTATTCAAATACCAGTAAAAAACGCCTTCTTCTAGCGAATTGAGGGCGTTTTTTCTTTTTAATCCTATCGATGACCCAGGAATGGCGTACTTTCCGCCCGGAAACATTTGTGTTCATTACTTATGCCGGTCATATCGAAGAAAAAACTGGTCTACCCGATCAAAGACCCGCTGCGCTCCTACCTCATCAAGTATGATCGTGAACTGACGCTACCTACCCGATACGAAGACTTGCTTCGCTACAACGGCGCTGTAACGCTGTATGACAAACGGGGCGCGGATACACTCTGGGAAACGGTTTTTTATTCAGCAGCCGAAGCGGAGGAAATGCAGCTTTCCCTGAAGGCCATGTACGCCCATCTGAAAGCCAACGGCGATCTGTCAATTACCAATCACCTGACCATCGACCGCGTAGACATGTGTACCTACGGGAACACAAAACCCTTTCGGGTACGTATTCGGAACCTCGTCAACGATAACTTCGATTATTTCTACATCAAGCGGGGCGATGCATCGCGAATCTATGGGCTGGAACTGGAGCATCTTTTATCGCCAAACCGAATCGGCTACCTGACCTGTCAGCAAACGCTGGTCGAGGAACATATTGCCGGGATTCCGGGTGATATGTTCTTCAACGGTCAGTTGAACGACCCCGCCTTAAACCCCATTCGGCTGTGTAAGGAATTTATCAAATTCAATGAGCGCTGTTTTGTGCGGCTGCTCGGGGACATGCATTCCAGTAATTTTGTGGTCGACGTGACCCCGGACTTCGATGAGACCTACTACCGGATTCGGGCCATCGACTTCGACCAGCAATCGTATGAAGGGCGCAAATCCGTTTACATGCCCCAGTACTACAAACAGAACCAGGCGATCATCCAATTGGGTATCCAGTTTATGACTCCCGAGAGTGTCCGGCAGTACCAGATTGAGGAACGGGCCCTGATTGCCAGCCGAATTCGGGCCGAGACCATTCGCCTTCAGGATCTGATGCAGTTTATGCGGCATGACGAGATTTCGCTGCCGATCCACGTCAAAACGCTGGGTCAGGCCCTCGCCCGCCATTACCACGATTCCAATTTTCTGACCTGCCAGACGATGGGTGATCTGGTCTGGAAAAGTCTGGAGCTGGTTGCCGTTCACCAAGCTGATTGATGAACGGCAACCAGCTCCAGACGTGTTGAGTCAACGTTTTCGTACCAGACTCCTTACCGGGTATACAGATCGCCTTTGGCAATTGTCGATTCGTATTCACCACTGATGGTTTCCAGGAATTTTCCGGTTACCCAGCCAATGCCCGAGTTGCGGATAAACACAAATCGTTTGGGCTGTGAACCTGTATTATACGCCTTCATAATGGCTTCGAGCCACAAAGCACCCGCAATCAGCTGTTTTTCATTCAGTTGGCTTTGCAACGTCCGTATATCGTTTTCGGCCATAGCCCGTACCGACGTATTGGCAACCGACCCTAAGTCAGGCTGGGTCAGGCTTTTGTAATCGGTCAATACTTGCCGCTTAAACTGCTCCACATCCTGCTCCGTGATCGGAACGGCGGTTGTACCAGCTCGCTCGGGGTGCAGGTACGTCACCAGCGCCAGCGCAATTTCGCCCCCAACACCGACCGTCCGACGTTGCTGTAAACCCGAATTGTTCTGTTTGAAACGGGGCGCAAAGGCGGAATCGACAATGGCGTTGACGACTCGCTGCGCTTCCCGTTTATAAGCCTCCATGCCCAGCGAACGTTTGCTGTCGATCTGGCTGACCAGCGTATTGACACCTACCGGCAGGCTAATCGCGTGAAAGTCTTTATCGACCTGGTTAATATCCATCAGGCTGGCATTTTTTTCGAAATAACCACCCATGGTCGTGCTGCTGCCCAGATTCAGCGCAGAAGTCGTCGGCCATACTTTCCGGGGGATGGCACCGATGGTAAACAACTGGGCTTCGCGGGCGGGGGTCAGTGTCGTATCGATCTGCAAGGTGTTGTCAGGCAGCACGCGCGCTAACTGTCTGTAGAGCGAACGCTTACTCTCCGGCGAGCGGGCAAGCCCATCATTTACATCGCTGTTGAGCACAATGAAGATACGTTCATTCGGAATATTATACTTGCGAATTGAATCCAGGCCAATCCGTAGCGCATCCTGACCACCCGCGAACGATTTTGACGCATCGGCAACCAGCACATCGTTCGGTATATCGAAGGTGGATTTAATGTCTTTTTCGTAAAAATCGCTCTCGTACTTCGTTTTAAAGATCGCGACTTTCACGCCCGTAGCACTAAACTGAATACCAGCATAGACGTTTTTGCTCGAAATATCCCGAATTATTTCGTTAACAGCCCAGCCGCTGGCTACATACTTCAGCTTGGCGTACTGGCTCCGCGCCCGCTCCAGGTAGCGTATGGCGGTTGTCGTGTCTTTGATGTCCTTGTACGACAGGCCCAGGAATTCGTTGGCAATCGCTTCCCAATACAGGTTTTTCGACTGAACGGCTGGCATGGCCCGCAGAAGCAGATTGATTGACTCCTGCGATTTATCGACTTCACGAAGCGTGCTGGCCAGTTTGATATAATGAATAGCCTGCGTCAAGTTCCGTGCATTCTGCGCAATAGCCGTTGATGCCACGAAGCCTATGAATACGAATAAAAAGAGTTTGGTTTTCATACGTTGGTCTTGTTTAAATAGGGCGCTAAAAAGGTACACCAACGCGTAACTTTCCCGAATAAATAGCGTTAGAGGGTCATTTTGTATACTTACCCATCTAAGGTCTGTTAATCAGTCAGTTAATACATTGATAACCTGCCAAACATACGCACCAGGCGATGACAATGGATTGCCGCAGGCACAAAAAAATAGCAAAAACCACAGAAGTCCGCTGCGTGGCGTAGCGGCAGTTCTGCTGACCGCCTGCATGCAGCCCCAACCTGATCACTTCGTTATGGGCTGCCTTTATCGACCGCAGATACCTTTAAAATCACAGTACTGACACACGTCAAGCTGGTCTGTTTTGCGGAATGGCTCGTTGGGATCGAGCATTGTCTGCACCATTTGCCGGAGCAAATCTTCGGAATCGGTAATAAACTGCGCCGGGCTGTCGTCCGTTCCGAACGTAACCGGGTTGGATTTGAAGCCTCCGGCCAAATCCCGGAAGGAATAAAAACCCGCTTCGACGGGCAGATTGGCCGCCGGGTAAATATTTCGCTTGGCCCTGTCTCGGGGTAAGCCGCCGTGTTCGCTAATGTTTTTGAGCGCCAGGTATCGATACAGCCACAGCTGCCTCATTTTATCTTCCCGGCCATCGTTCAGGAGCTTTTCGGCCAGATCTTTGGGCGCTTTATCGGGCAGATCGACCTTACCCGTTTTGTAATCGACAATGCGAATCAAATCGCCGTAGCGTTCGATCCGGTCAATTTTACCGGCAATGCGTACCCGAATCGTTTCGCCATCGGCGAGGGGTACGGACAGGTAGGTTTCCAGCGTTTGCTCGGTGCCGATAACGGTCAAGCCCACCTGTTCGCTTTGCTGCCGGTAAAAATCGAGCATAAGTTTTTTCGCCAGATCATAGAGCAGCAGGTTCATTCCCGACTCAATGACGCGGCCTTTCATCGATACGGCAAACTCTTCTTCCAGCAGTTGCCGGACAATGGACTCATCAATGGGCACATCCTTCATCCGGTACTCTACGTCCAGTCGTTCGAGCACTTTATGCAGCCAGCTACCAAATTCAGCGGCTCCCATCTTTTCCTCGATTTCTTCCTCTTCGCTGATATTCACGATGCGACTAAAGTAAAACCGCATCGAACACGTAACGAACTGGTTCAGATAAGACGGATATAAACCTTTCGTTTTCAGCAACTTGATCAGATCAGCGCGCACGCTTTCCGTTTTTGGAACGCTCAAATTGGCGGTATCGGCCAGCTGGTTAAGGCCCGTTCGTCCGAAGCGCACCGTTGGGTGACTGATGCGAATGAGGCCGTTGGAACGGGGTACCAGTTCATGCTCAATCTGCCGGATAAACCGACTGGCTTCGCCCTTGCTGTTGCCATAGGCATCCGTGGAGGTGGTGTGCAGCAGCACAATGTCGCTCGCCCGCTGAAGCAATCGGTAAAAGTGATAGGCCATGACGGCCTCCTGATCGCGGTACGTCGGCAGGCCGAGTTCGCTGGCAATATCGAACGGGATGAGCGAGTTTTGTTTGCGCGACTGGGGTAATATGCCTTCGTTGACAGACAAAACAATAACGCGGTCGAAGTCAAGTGCTCTGGTTTCAAGCATACCCATGATCTGCAACTGGCTCTTGCCTTCGCTCGTGAACGGAATGCTCGTTTGGCGGATCAGTTCATAGAGAAACTGCTTGAAACTGCGCACCGTAACGGCGGTTTCGGCGTTTGCCGATTCAGCTTGCCGTTCCAGCGTCGCTTCCAGTTGCTTGAGCAGCGTAAAGAAGAGGTACAAATATTCGATCTCGATGGCATCCTGACTGGCCCGGTACACATCGCGCAACAGTTCGATCAGGTCGTAGAGACAACGAACGGCTTTCATGGGGTCCTCATTGGGCCAACGCGCAAAAAGAACCTGAATCAGCGGATCGTGCTGCCCCAGTTCGCGCATTTCCGTTTCGGTCAGGTATACGCGCTGTTCCTTGACGATCGTTTTGGCAATCCACTGGAACAACGGTTCCGGCGGCAGTACCTCTCCCGTTTCCAGCACAGCGCCCGGCCATTGAAGCGCCCGAATCCGCTCATATTGCTTCATGAACGGATGATTCAACACTTTTACGACGTGGCGGTGGTGGTATTTGGGGATACGCAGGTTGCGACCATCTTTCGTGCGAAACTCATGGACGGTGCGCTGCATTTCAAACAACGTATCGACCAGCGTGAACAACAGCGAACTGCGCAATGACAAACCCATCGTCACGTTCAGGTCCGTGACGCTCTCATCGAGGGCATAGAGCACGGGCATGAGCAACGTCTCATCGGCTAGTACGATAGCCGTCTTTTTCACGTCACTGGGCCCCTGATTCGAGAAGTGCGCTGTAACTGACGCATTTCGTTCTTCACTGCGCCAGTCACTATACAATTTTCCGGCTACCTTTGCCTGCATACTGGCATTCGGTACGCCCACTACCCGAATATTCTTCTCGGTTCCGAGCATGTTATTGGATAACTGATTCAAGTCTTCGCGATTCTGTTTCGAGAAAAACCAGCCATTGTCGCGGTATCGACGCAGGAATTCGCCGGCTTCCTGCCCCCAGTCGCGGATATAATACTGATCGGCATCCCACATCAGCTCGGCTTTATTTCCCTCGACCAACACCCGAATAATATGCTCTTCGGCGCGGCTCAGGGCATTGAACCCCACAAAATAGACGCGCTCATAAGTCAGGTTGTTTCGGATTAATTCTTCAACATTTTCGGCCAGCAGTCGGTACGCCATGCCCCGGTACGCCAGCCCCTGATCAGTGAGTCGTTTATGCAGCGTGTGATAGGCAACCTGCAGGTTCTCAAAGAGTTTGAAATACCGCGACGTGCCGGGGGTCTCCAGGATTGGCTTCGCCGTCGAGGGCATGGTTACCTGCCAGCGTTCAAGCGTTTTGGCCGCCGTCAGGTAACTGAACAACTCGTGTGGGCTAACCAGGTATTGATCGATCCGGTCGAAATCAGACAGCAGCACCGATGCCCAGCCAATAAACTGTTCAAATTCAACCAGCGGGTCGATTTCCCGAAAAACGTCGTAGAGTTCAAACAGCAAACTAACCGAATCAACCAGCTGGACGCCAGCGGCCTGGGTGATAAAATCATCGACCGCTAACGCATGAGGAGCCAGAAAGGGCCGGTCGGAGAGCGCAGCCAGTTCATCCAGAAAAACGGACACGGCCCGGCGTGTTGGTAAAATCACCCATACATCACTAAGACTAGGACCATGGGTGTCAAAAATTCGTTGAGCAGTTTGCTGAAGAAATGTCAAAAGTTGTTGTTCATTAGTCGCTCGGTAAAGATACGACTTGTCGGGCAGTGCCCGGCTTATAAGATTGCGTCCAGCCAACTATTTTCAATGAATCCGGTCGCCACGCACCGCCAGCTTAGCCACAATATCGGCTTCGACGGCCAGAAAC of Spirosoma agri contains these proteins:
- the surE gene encoding 5'/3'-nucleotidase SurE, which codes for MAEKKPLILITNDDGITAHGIRTLVELMKQVGSVVVVAPNSPQSGMGHAITIANPIRLYPSDIFGDVPAYECSGTPADCVKLAKHHILKDRSPDLVVSGINHGSNSSISILYSGTMSAAIEAAIEGIPAIGFSLGDFTTKADFSHTHDHILAIVRSVLERGLQRGTALNVNFPAKSAEPLKGIRICRQANAKWQEVFDERRDPHGRRYFWLAGDFVNFDTHAEDTDEFALAQNYTSVVPCQYDLTSYGMMDELKNWQL
- a CDS encoding GH3 auxin-responsive promoter family protein produces the protein MALLGSMLKNGIRLTNAVRLRKMTPLKQQRKAFRKLVSKARFTEFGTTYHFEELLSSAEFGSPKEFYEKYKRLVPIHDYNSMFEGWWKRSLDGEKSIAWPGRVKYFALSSGTSEAASKYIPVTKSMSKAIQRSSIRQILTLGRYQNLPSTLYEKGYLMLGGSTNLNVREGHYEGDLSGITASQIPFWFQRFYKPGREIAQERDWAHKLDEITEQAGNWDIGYVVGVPAWIQLLMEKIIARYNVKTIHDVWPNLMVFCHGGVSFEPYRQGFEKLLAHPITYIETYLASEGFIAYQTHPNAEGMQLVLNNGLFFEFIPFNEQNFTADGELVAKPETLMIDEVEEGKEYALLISTCSGAWRYLIGDTIRFVSTKRSEIVITGRTKHFLSLCGEHLSVDNMNKAIELVSQELGISVREFTVAGVTHDTLFAHHWYVGTDDAVDASDLRDRIDARLKALNDDYAVEREHALKEITVTVLPAKTFYDWMASRGKMGGQNKFPRVLKKNLIGEWENFLTSEKAKE
- a CDS encoding LysE family translocator, coding for MLLPILLGFLVGVALCLTFGTVFFALIQNSVDNGFRSGLKIVFGVITGDTLFVLAALLGTAFLPKVQGFENIMALIGVLFLTAMGLVNILKGTPRLAYPKTSFGNFIYYFTTGFFLNALNPVNFVSWVAIVAYIRSHLHYTTGQQYAFMGASLVGVFVTETALAYYANRLKRFFTPRVVKIFNRTTGVVFLIGAANIAYNRLLEPLSKAMNW
- a CDS encoding NUDIX domain-containing protein; the encoded protein is MNETENPWQTLESSVKYENPWLSIRHEEVITPAGTPGIYGVVSFKNKAVGVIPIDADGNTYLVGQYRYPLNEYSWEIPEGGAPLGTDPLESAKRELREETGLEASQWTKIARIHTSNSATDEEGFLYIAEGLVQGDHEPEETEDLRIWKLPLSEAVEMAITSRITDSLSVSGLLIVARLRGI
- a CDS encoding cation diffusion facilitator family transporter, whose product is MSTSQRTKYRWMGVSLGLSIVLLILKFTAYFLTYSTAILSDAVESIVNVIASGFAFYSIYLAGQPRDQNHPYGHGKIEFLSSGFEGAMILSAGLVIIWQAILSFFEPKVLSNLDWGVALVGLTAIANAFVGWMLIRLGKQTDSLAMTADGRHLLTDTFSSIAVMIGVVLVALTGERWIDSALSLLLSFVIIYNGFQLIRLSVARLMDETDVPTLYRVVTLLNIHKDQHWIDVHNLRVQKYGADLHIDCHLTLPYYWELTQVHDEVHHFEDTIKDGFHQGEVEIFVHTDPCVSECCHYCRIATCPVRAFAFERDVDWSAENLPLNQKHFVPLAMSNS
- a CDS encoding tetratricopeptide repeat protein codes for the protein MKTKLFLFVFIGFVASTAIAQNARNLTQAIHYIKLASTLREVDKSQESINLLLRAMPAVQSKNLYWEAIANEFLGLSYKDIKDTTTAIRYLERARSQYAKLKYVASGWAVNEIIRDISSKNVYAGIQFSATGVKVAIFKTKYESDFYEKDIKSTFDIPNDVLVADASKSFAGGQDALRIGLDSIRKYNIPNERIFIVLNSDVNDGLARSPESKRSLYRQLARVLPDNTLQIDTTLTPAREAQLFTIGAIPRKVWPTTSALNLGSSTTMGGYFEKNASLMDINQVDKDFHAISLPVGVNTLVSQIDSKRSLGMEAYKREAQRVVNAIVDSAFAPRFKQNNSGLQQRRTVGVGGEIALALVTYLHPERAGTTAVPITEQDVEQFKRQVLTDYKSLTQPDLGSVANTSVRAMAENDIRTLQSQLNEKQLIAGALWLEAIMKAYNTGSQPKRFVFIRNSGIGWVTGKFLETISGEYESTIAKGDLYTR
- a CDS encoding PD-(D/E)XK nuclease family protein, producing the protein MTFLQQTAQRIFDTHGPSLSDVWVILPTRRAVSVFLDELAALSDRPFLAPHALAVDDFITQAAGVQLVDSVSLLFELYDVFREIDPLVEFEQFIGWASVLLSDFDRIDQYLVSPHELFSYLTAAKTLERWQVTMPSTAKPILETPGTSRYFKLFENLQVAYHTLHKRLTDQGLAYRGMAYRLLAENVEELIRNNLTYERVYFVGFNALSRAEEHIIRVLVEGNKAELMWDADQYYIRDWGQEAGEFLRRYRDNGWFFSKQNREDLNQLSNNMLGTEKNIRVVGVPNASMQAKVAGKLYSDWRSEERNASVTAHFSNQGPSDVKKTAIVLADETLLMPVLYALDESVTDLNVTMGLSLRSSLLFTLVDTLFEMQRTVHEFRTKDGRNLRIPKYHHRHVVKVLNHPFMKQYERIRALQWPGAVLETGEVLPPEPLFQWIAKTIVKEQRVYLTETEMRELGQHDPLIQVLFARWPNEDPMKAVRCLYDLIELLRDVYRASQDAIEIEYLYLFFTLLKQLEATLERQAESANAETAVTVRSFKQFLYELIRQTSIPFTSEGKSQLQIMGMLETRALDFDRVIVLSVNEGILPQSRKQNSLIPFDIASELGLPTYRDQEAVMAYHFYRLLQRASDIVLLHTTSTDAYGNSKGEASRFIRQIEHELVPRSNGLIRISHPTVRFGRTGLNQLADTANLSVPKTESVRADLIKLLKTKGLYPSYLNQFVTCSMRFYFSRIVNISEEEEIEEKMGAAEFGSWLHKVLERLDVEYRMKDVPIDESIVRQLLEEEFAVSMKGRVIESGMNLLLYDLAKKLMLDFYRQQSEQVGLTVIGTEQTLETYLSVPLADGETIRVRIAGKIDRIERYGDLIRIVDYKTGKVDLPDKAPKDLAEKLLNDGREDKMRQLWLYRYLALKNISEHGGLPRDRAKRNIYPAANLPVEAGFYSFRDLAGGFKSNPVTFGTDDSPAQFITDSEDLLRQMVQTMLDPNEPFRKTDQLDVCQYCDFKGICGR